ATACATCTATTACAAATTCCCTTTAACGTTTTCAACAATCTCATTTATCGTATTCCGATCAAACTTATCACTAATTTCATATGACTCACGATCTCCTACGAATTGCACGCCTACGATATCATTGCGATCCTTACCGTATTGCACTTCAATAATAGATCCACGCTCTATTTGCTTCCAAATGAGACCTGCTTCATCTTTATTATCTAAAATAATGCAGTCTTCAATATTTTCGTCAATCCCAATTAACTTATTATCATCCATATATCCAATCTCGTATTGTTGACGTTCTTTCGCTTTGCCACTTACTAATATACCTTTGCTACCATATGAATAATCCATATAGTCCTTTTTCTCAGATTGTACCACTTTCGGCTTTTGTGCTTCAGCTTTTTCAGCAGCCCCACAACCTGTAATAAGACTGATTGGCATAACCACTATTAATACTACTCTAGTAAATTTCTTTATCATTTGTAACCAACCTCATATATTTAATGCTAAACTCCATTTATTACTTTATTAAATAATAACATGATACTAAGTAAACAGAACGAAAGATAACATATTATTTACATACTCGCACTTTAATGAAGGACCAGGCCATTTAAACCTAGTCCTACATAACTTTAACTTTGCTTCACATACTTAATTGTATTAAATGACGTCTCATTAAATAATTGCAAGTTTTCCCCATCATAATCTTGAACTTTATATGCTATTTTCTTTTTTTGAATTGTATCTTCTACACCGTCTACTAAACGTTTATTGAGATGTAAATAGATTGTAAAAGCTTCCTTATCATATTCCCAAGTTCCTTCAATATAATTCTTTTTATTTGGATACTCACCTTTACCATACGTTTCAAATGTCTTATCACCTTTTAAAATGAGTGACATATTGAAACCATCTGTTCCTTGAAATCCCCAATTACCGATTAATTCCGTACCATCTTTCACATTCTTCATAACGTTATCTGTATTAATTCCAGCTTTCTTATCTAACTCTTTCAAATCTTTCATAGATACTGTACCGTCACCGATTTTAATATCCCCTTCAAGATCTTTGAATGCCTTAAGCCAGTAAATATCTCCTTCTTTCACTAACTTTTCAGATTTCTCTATTAACTCTTTATCAGTCTTATCACCTTTTTCTCTTTTTTCTTTTCTGGTGAAGACTTCATTTATTAAAGAAAAAGACTCTCTAAAATAACTAATTGCTTTTTCAAAATCTTTTTGTTGGTTTACATACTCTGTCGGGGGATCTATCGACTCAAATTTATCTAACACTTTATTTAATTCTTTCACACTATCTACTATATCTGATTTCTTTTTCTTACCATCAAAAACCTCTCTTGTAATATTGTTATGCTCCGCAAACAACTTATCAAACTCTACCCCTAATTTATACACTTTATTAGGATAGTCTTCCTTTGAAACTTTTTCTTTCTTACTATTAGACTTCGATTCTTTTACTTTAGACTCTTCCGTTTTCTCCTGTTTAGAAGTGTTCGTTTTCTCAGAAACTCCACAACCAAATAACAACATGACCGGAACTGCTACCCCTAGTAGTTTCTTTGCATTCATGACTGATTTCTCCTTCTACTTGAATAGATTACTCTTGCTATACCCATCCTCTTTTTTATCTTGTAATTAAAGTTACAATCGCAATAACTCCTAGAATCGGTCCCCAATATTCCATTTTTATAAAAAATAATGAGTGCTTTTTGTTAAACATAACTTTTTCACCACTTTCGGTATCTATATACACTTTCCCATCTGGCTTATTAATATATTTACCTAAATACCAAGACATAACCCCTGATATAATAAACATTACCGCCATTGGCCAACTATGGTCTTGAAAATATGTAGCGTCCCCCGTTATAGATCCAAAGATAGCCTTACCCAAAAGAGTATTAATAATTACAATAATTGCGACTAAAAAACCCCAACCAGACCAAATAATCATCTATTTCTCCTCCTAAAGCGTACAACTTTGTACTTTATGTTAATTTGAACTGCAAACGAAAATGTTTAAAAAACCGAATATTCAGACGTTAATAATTATATTTAGCTTACATTCGATTCTAACTTTAATGTCCTAAATGCAAATGAACCAGATATAATTTGTAAAATTGTCGGAATAAGTAAAAAGAATAATGACATACACAACATAACTATAGGAATCACAATCATACAAACTCCATAAACTTTATTATTAACCTTGTTTACTAAACACGATAAAATGAACAACCCTATTTGAACCGTTAAAATAATAGAGTAATAAGCTAAAAGTTCGTAATCAACACCTTCCATAATATTAAACGCTACAACTATTAATATTATAGAAATAATAATTCCCAAAATGCCACCAATTAAACCTAATACAAATTCAGGTGTTCTTTTCAATTCAATCCCCCTTTTATGAACCACTAACTGCTTGTATATTTTTCCCATTCACCATCATACCAAATATTCATTGGAAAAACTATACATACTTTTCATTCTTTCTTACAGTGACCTTCTTACCATTATAGATAGCTTGTAGCAGTCACAAAATCAAAAGCTTCAAAATTACTAACTGGTTTTGATACCTTTAGAAAGTAGACATACCTCTTAAATACAATTAGTATTAAAATAAGAAATATGAAAGACTTAAAAAGGCTCTTACATGAAGGAAGGAAGTGCACAGCTATGGATTTTAAAACAGTTATGCAAGAACTTGAGGCTCTAGGTAAGGAACGAACGAAAAAAATATACATATCTAACGGTGCGCATGAGCCAGTATTCGGAGTTGCTACAGGTGCTATGAAACCAATCGCTAAAAAAATAAAATTAAATCAAGAGTTAGCTGAAGAGCTTTATGCCACAGGTAACTACGATGCTATGTACTTTGCAGGTATTATTGCCGATCCAAAAGCTATGAGTGAGTCTGATTTTGATCGCTGGATAGACGGGGCATATTTTTATATGCTATCTGATTATGTAGTGGCAGTAACTTTATCGGAGTCAAATATTGCACAAGATGTTGCTGATAAATGGATTGCAAGTGGGGACGAGCTTAAAATGTCTGCCGGATGGAGTTGCTACTGTTGGCTTTTAGGAAATCGCAAAGACAATGAGTTTTCCGAAAGTAAAATTTCCGATATGCTTGAAATGGTGAAAGATACAATTCATCATTCTCCAGAACGAACAAAATCCGCTATGAATAATTTCCTAAACACCGTGGCAATTTCATATGTACCACTACACGAAAAAGCAGTCGAGATTGCAAAAGAAGTTGGTATAGTTGAAGTCAAACGTGATAATAAAAAAAGCAGTTTGTTAAATGCTTCTGAAAGTATTCAGAAAGAACTAGATAGAGGAAGACTTGGTTTCAAGCGTAAGTATGTAAGGTGTTAAAAGTATGAAGGTGTCAATCTAGGAGAGATTGACACCTTTTTTGTGGACATTACTAGACTAACGGAGCTGCAAGTTAAAGGGAACCAATCATTCATCTCCCGCTATACATCTCAAACTTCTTCTTTCAACTTATATACCCTATCTCTTTTCTCATCATCTTTGATAAAAATAAGTTTTCCTTCTGTAACAAAACCTTCTAATAGTAAACATACTTGTCCATATGCTTTAGGCTTATTCGTAGTAAATCTTTCATCGGGTATTTTACCAGATCGTATTAATCGTTCACATAGCTCAAGCGCACTTATTTCTTCAGAATCAATTAATTCTAAAATATCTTTTTGTAATGGTGATAAAGGGGCTGGTACCTTACATACCTCAGCTACCTCCACCTTTTCTTTTTCTTCTTCAAATAAATCTTCAAATGAAATTTGATTCATTACATCTGTTCCTTTCTAACGATTGATTTGTATAATATGAACTGAATCCTATAGCGTATTTATTATTATGTATTACTTACCTTTTTTCATAAATCTCAAACTCATGTACATCGTTTCATATAGTATGTTTTGATTATACCAAATATACGTTCTGTTTTCTATTGTAGAATTTTCATAACAGAAATGAAAGTAATAGTAAACATTTCTCTTCTCGTTAGTTATATAGAAAACTATGTAAAAAGTTTACATAATAAAATTATAGTGATCTGTTAAATTTCTATGCAAAAAAGAAGCACTTGTTGCCTCAAGTAGACAATCAAGTGCTTTAAGTTCATATGTTTTTAAGTAGCATAAATTTGTAAGATTTATAAGACCTGTAAGTTTTGTATTAACAGTACGACACCTTTTACATGCCATGACAACTACTAAGTTAAAATTGACGAGTTTGTACGGGTTCTTAGTTTAATATACTTTCCATGTGATTATATTCATCACCCAGTAAAATGTCATCTCACCTAAGCTCGTACTTCGTTTTTTCGACGTACAATGAATTAGAGAATCTATTCAAAGTTGTATAAACTCTACCTACTAAATTAGGATTTTTTTGTTTATATAAAAACTTTGCAACAGAACCTTTAAACTAAACTTCAAATCCAATTACTATCCATTCATCAACAATGTCCCAAAAATTCATATTATATCTAGGCTCTTTATTCGTCCACCATAAAGTCGCATTATCATTATTAGAATTCTTATAATCTACTGCAACATAACCACCCATACCACTTTTAAAGAAACCAAAAGTAGTTTGTAAATCAATTTGTAAAGGTTCTTCTAACTCCTCAATAATACCCCATTCATCATCATCAAAAAAAGTTACATTTTCTAAAGGAACTAAACCCATAGATTGACTCGCATAAAAATAGAAACCATTATGAACAGTTCGATAAAAATTTCGTATTGTTGAAGGAATCTTATCCCAAGATTTTTCTAATTCTTCATTATTAAACTCATCTTTGGGATTTCCCCCTTCATAATATAGAATTTCCCCATTATCTGTTTTAATAGTGTATAAAATTGAATATCTACCATTTGTGTTCATAAGCTCTACTTCTTCAAGGTGCCTAGACAAATAAGAAATAGTGTTTCTTAATTCCACTCCTACTTGCTCTTTCCATATCGATAAAATACTCTCAACTCTCTTGTCTACATTTTCTTCTTGAAACAATTCATACCATGAATTTGGTATTTTCCCACTATCAAGTTTATTAATCTCATGGCATGATATAAGTTGTGCATTTCTTTTATATTTTCTTAAAAAACCAAGTTTTTGTTCCATAATTCTATCTCCTTTATTTATCTATATCCTTTTTATTTTCTTCAACAAAATCATCAATTTGTTTTTGTAATTTCATTTCTAATTCTTTTTCCTTCTTTATCATTTCTTCTCTAAACTTAGGATCAACTTCAATTTTTTCTTTCTTATAAATTGTCCAATCACAATAAGATTTAGACCCCTTAGATTTATTGGCTGCTTCACTTAATCCTAGAAAATTCTCTTCATTATTTAAAACCTTAAGTTGTTGTTCTTTCGTTAATTTATAAAAAATTTCCATCTTTTCTATATTTTTTATTGATACGATATGATCAGCTTGAAGTCTATCTGTAATATACTTACCAGGTAAAGCAGGGTCAGGCGTTCCTATTTTATCCTCAATGCCCTCATTAACTTTTTCCCGTAGCTTTGCAGTAGGCGTTCCATCTCTTAATTCATCATATAATTCCTTTAAGATTCTTCTTTCCCCGCATCGAGGCGGTGTTCCAATATCACCCGTACCCTTAGTTAAAACAAAAAGCGATAACTGGATTTCCAATTATCGCTTACTAAATCAAACCATTTAGTTCACTATAAAGTAACAATTTTTTTATTAGCTATAATAGTTTTAAGGTTGGTGTAATTTCTGATCATATTATTACCTTATGCACTAA
This genomic interval from Bacillus thuringiensis contains the following:
- a CDS encoding DUF3994 domain-containing protein, which encodes MNAKKLLGVAVPVMLLFGCGVSEKTNTSKQEKTEESKVKESKSNSKKEKVSKEDYPNKVYKLGVEFDKLFAEHNNITREVFDGKKKKSDIVDSVKELNKVLDKFESIDPPTEYVNQQKDFEKAISYFRESFSLINEVFTRKEKREKGDKTDKELIEKSEKLVKEGDIYWLKAFKDLEGDIKIGDGTVSMKDLKELDKKAGINTDNVMKNVKDGTELIGNWGFQGTDGFNMSLILKGDKTFETYGKGEYPNKKNYIEGTWEYDKEAFTIYLHLNKRLVDGVEDTIQKKKIAYKVQDYDGENLQLFNETSFNTIKYVKQS
- a CDS encoding DUF4064 domain-containing protein; amino-acid sequence: MKRTPEFVLGLIGGILGIIISIILIVVAFNIMEGVDYELLAYYSIILTVQIGLFILSCLVNKVNNKVYGVCMIVIPIVMLCMSLFFLLIPTILQIISGSFAFRTLKLESNVS
- a CDS encoding DNA alkylation repair protein; translated protein: MDFKTVMQELEALGKERTKKIYISNGAHEPVFGVATGAMKPIAKKIKLNQELAEELYATGNYDAMYFAGIIADPKAMSESDFDRWIDGAYFYMLSDYVVAVTLSESNIAQDVADKWIASGDELKMSAGWSCYCWLLGNRKDNEFSESKISDMLEMVKDTIHHSPERTKSAMNNFLNTVAISYVPLHEKAVEIAKEVGIVEVKRDNKKSSLLNASESIQKELDRGRLGFKRKYVRC
- a CDS encoding DUF3895 domain-containing protein, encoding MNQISFEDLFEEEKEKVEVAEVCKVPAPLSPLQKDILELIDSEEISALELCERLIRSGKIPDERFTTNKPKAYGQVCLLLEGFVTEGKLIFIKDDEKRDRVYKLKEEV
- a CDS encoding SMI1/KNR4 family protein — encoded protein: MEQKLGFLRKYKRNAQLISCHEINKLDSGKIPNSWYELFQEENVDKRVESILSIWKEQVGVELRNTISYLSRHLEEVELMNTNGRYSILYTIKTDNGEILYYEGGNPKDEFNNEELEKSWDKIPSTIRNFYRTVHNGFYFYASQSMGLVPLENVTFFDDDEWGIIEELEEPLQIDLQTTFGFFKSGMGGYVAVDYKNSNNDNATLWWTNKEPRYNMNFWDIVDEWIVIGFEV